A genomic window from Gossypium hirsutum isolate 1008001.06 chromosome D12, Gossypium_hirsutum_v2.1, whole genome shotgun sequence includes:
- the LOC107945513 gene encoding uncharacterized protein, producing the protein MEDRKEKNGAWLSVPQFGDWQQKGQGQLPDYSLDFSKIREMRMQNKREVSRASLGNEEEFINPTATTVTTAPTTDDHHHYPPTHHSPTSKRGIFSYFNCCIKA; encoded by the exons ATGGAAGATCGTAAGgag AAAAATGGAGCATGGCTATCAGTGCCACAATTTGGGGACTGGCAGCAGAAAGGGCAAGGGCAGCTGCCAGATTACTCACTTGACTTCTCAAAGATTAGGGAAATGAGGATGCAAAACAAGAGGGAAGTTTCAAGAGCCAGTCTTGGGAATGAAGAAGAGTTTATTAACCCAACCGCCACCACTGTTACCACTGCCCCTACTACAGATGATCACCACCATTACCCTCCCACTCATCACTCTCCAACC TCGAAGAGAGGTATCTTTAGCTACTTCAACTGCTGCATCAAAGCCTGA